Proteins from one Pseudoalteromonas rubra genomic window:
- a CDS encoding phage tail protein produces MSTDPYIGSMGTFGGAFTIRNFAMCLGQVMAISQNQALFALIGTIYGGDARTTYALPDLRGRSPVGQGVRPGGLDYRQGERLGTESVGIEIIHMPAHSHTAIFTPLGGTNPVSGTLQVATNAANTKIPDTNSYIAQNNSEGFFNPGFSSENLTTIKGLSLSGGGSAGGTVTVTNTGGSAPLNVLNPVLPVNWLIATDGVFPPRN; encoded by the coding sequence ATGTCTACTGACCCGTATATTGGCTCAATGGGTACCTTCGGCGGTGCTTTTACAATCAGAAATTTTGCAATGTGTTTAGGCCAGGTTATGGCTATTTCACAAAATCAGGCGTTATTTGCGTTGATCGGGACCATTTATGGTGGCGATGCGCGTACTACATACGCGTTGCCTGACCTGCGTGGTCGCAGTCCGGTAGGTCAAGGTGTACGCCCAGGTGGTTTGGACTATCGTCAAGGTGAAAGACTAGGTACAGAGTCGGTAGGTATTGAGATTATTCATATGCCTGCGCACTCTCATACCGCGATTTTTACACCGCTAGGCGGTACAAACCCTGTAAGTGGCACGCTACAGGTCGCTACTAATGCGGCAAATACTAAGATACCTGATACTAACTCGTACATCGCGCAGAATAACAGTGAAGGTTTCTTTAACCCAGGATTTTCGTCAGAAAATCTAACTACGATAAAAGGGCTGAGCCTATCTGGTGGTGGTTCTGCCGGAGGAACGGTAACAGTAACTAACACGGGTGGCTCAGCGCCATTGAATGTGTTAAATCCGGTATTACCGGTAAACTGGTTAATTGCGACAGACGGGGTTTTTCCACCGCGTAACTAA
- a CDS encoding TOMM system kinase/cyclase fusion protein yields MPLTQFSDPYIQDRFQSTQYELIHKIGEGGFGKVYKAKNKITDQIVAIKFLALEPHLDEAKKHRYIERFKRETSLSSQLQHPHIVRLLDKGQVDENLLYGVFEYVEGQSLREHLIQEGALNAVDAADIMLQVLDALIHAHQQGIIHRDIKPANIMLTQAGAKTYAKILDFGIGTLSQESRHQDFATLTLTQETLGTPSYSAPEQLRGEPASAKTDIYVWGLVFLECLTGLPAVTGSSIASIYHKQLSDVHIPLPSALLGHPLSGLLRRVLQKNATERVISGQEAFKELNTMNVSNLVGVLADEQAQHGFDDATVVLRTDDPSHPGQQDYTTLTERKQITVMALRLSAKILDENAKDLDVIDTLFKSQRNTCIDIATRFGAYHVGNLADTALFYFGYPVASDNDTRLSARTALDVVSELGKRNALMQEAHGVQLNAHIGLHSGIFVTYANAVPEGHIANTAMQLARLAGERQILCTAESRAILEPYSEFDYFDNMPLGMVFEQQAIYNLKGEKRVEAFGFMRGTRHHHKLIGRQSELDKTLSIINNEEQVTRVAHIYGEAGIGKSRLLQEIRANASKYQHLVAQCLPEHQNNALYPVLTLVRYLFNTSNLSNTEVIELFTSLLTEQDSTLNTEQDSTLNTETILPILLVWLNIELPEDMQPSSLAPDAQKELLFKGLTALLLSHKFSLSNHKLYIIEDIHWADTTTLEFIHHFAQSLSDGSVLISTSRQPKPDSLHDLTLLELELHKLTAKATEDFIEQLFEGKAVSKNVRDILVSRTDGIPLFIEELVDMLKQKALVSEQSGEVNFVSPDKLDQVPSSLRESLQQKLDSLIHAKETAQLAATIGREFEYDLLVAASSLSEDQIQNDLNELIEKDLIIQQRRVENDSYIFKHALVRDAAYGSMNPKDKVRNHGRIGDTLSIEYANSNFDEPLVISNHYYNADKIDNAVSFRTKAINKQVRSSAHSSAIVIGDEALSWLENYKEHKGSMLNELDLHKAMLPSIMTLFGYGAERVLSWGNRVAEIVQSPWLDDKQQDSLFDMYKKSQWTLFMSAHYASHRSKARALGESLLEAVREKGNRQDIIVVLVHVAQAYNIDGDLLSASELYEEALELYNDEQDAALALEYGMNIKVQILSLASYNYLHLGLLRKAKYCAYESARYAEDLNSIGEIVFANIFVALYHIFLKQHDKVVDNWSRFQELYGAQARGNVFHLHFLECYSYSSAKDTRMAREALNKQIETGQTFAAGYYVTHLAEAYIEEGGLSEALDLMTSSFERCERQGELSVMPFIKKTLAECMYLEQGSANEKIISLLHSSIDAAKGQSAKFFELESRLYLYSLKQDRENFELLRENYHWFVNNEQLEDSPVFTKLSRLLNEEN; encoded by the coding sequence ATGCCACTAACTCAATTTTCTGATCCTTATATTCAGGATCGCTTTCAGTCGACACAGTACGAGCTTATTCATAAAATCGGTGAGGGTGGCTTTGGTAAGGTCTATAAAGCCAAAAACAAAATTACCGATCAAATAGTGGCGATTAAGTTTCTGGCACTTGAGCCTCACCTGGACGAAGCCAAGAAACACCGTTATATAGAACGATTCAAGCGCGAAACCTCACTCAGTAGCCAATTACAGCACCCACATATCGTGCGCCTGCTTGATAAAGGCCAGGTAGACGAAAACCTGCTATACGGTGTGTTTGAGTATGTAGAGGGGCAGTCCCTGCGTGAGCACCTGATCCAGGAAGGTGCCCTAAACGCAGTCGACGCTGCCGACATCATGCTCCAGGTGCTGGACGCGCTTATCCACGCTCACCAGCAAGGCATTATTCACCGCGACATCAAACCCGCGAACATCATGCTCACCCAGGCGGGCGCCAAAACTTACGCAAAGATTCTCGATTTTGGTATTGGTACACTCAGTCAGGAAAGCCGCCATCAGGACTTTGCCACACTCACGCTGACACAAGAAACGCTCGGTACGCCTTCTTATAGTGCGCCAGAGCAGCTACGTGGCGAACCCGCTTCAGCCAAAACCGATATCTATGTGTGGGGCCTGGTGTTTTTAGAGTGTCTGACCGGTTTACCCGCAGTCACTGGTTCAAGCATTGCTTCTATTTACCATAAACAGCTGAGCGATGTGCACATTCCACTGCCCAGCGCTTTGCTTGGCCACCCACTATCCGGACTATTACGCCGGGTGTTACAAAAAAACGCCACCGAGCGCGTGATATCCGGCCAAGAGGCATTCAAAGAGCTGAATACCATGAATGTGTCGAACCTGGTTGGAGTACTGGCCGATGAGCAAGCGCAACATGGTTTTGACGATGCCACCGTCGTACTGCGCACCGACGACCCCAGCCACCCGGGTCAGCAAGATTACACAACGCTGACTGAGCGTAAGCAAATCACCGTCATGGCGTTGAGGCTGAGCGCCAAAATATTGGATGAAAACGCCAAAGATCTTGATGTCATAGACACTCTGTTTAAGTCGCAACGTAACACCTGTATCGATATTGCGACCCGTTTTGGTGCATACCATGTCGGCAACCTGGCCGATACCGCCTTATTCTATTTCGGTTATCCTGTCGCCAGCGATAACGACACTCGCCTGAGCGCACGTACCGCGCTGGATGTGGTGAGTGAATTGGGCAAACGTAATGCGCTGATGCAGGAAGCCCATGGCGTGCAACTGAATGCCCATATTGGCTTGCATTCAGGTATTTTTGTCACTTATGCCAATGCCGTACCAGAAGGCCATATCGCCAATACAGCAATGCAGCTTGCACGTCTTGCTGGTGAGCGACAAATTTTGTGTACCGCAGAGTCACGTGCCATTCTTGAGCCTTACAGTGAATTCGACTATTTCGACAATATGCCGCTGGGCATGGTGTTTGAGCAACAAGCCATTTATAACCTCAAGGGTGAAAAGCGGGTTGAAGCCTTTGGCTTTATGCGCGGCACACGTCACCATCACAAGCTGATTGGCCGTCAGAGTGAGCTCGATAAAACCCTGTCGATCATCAACAACGAAGAGCAAGTAACCCGGGTTGCCCATATTTATGGTGAGGCTGGCATAGGCAAATCACGTTTGCTCCAGGAGATCCGTGCCAATGCCAGCAAGTACCAGCACCTGGTAGCCCAATGTTTGCCAGAGCACCAAAACAACGCGCTCTACCCTGTGCTGACTTTGGTGCGTTATCTGTTTAATACCAGTAATCTCAGCAATACCGAGGTCATTGAGCTGTTCACCTCCTTGCTTACAGAGCAGGACAGCACGCTCAATACAGAGCAGGACAGCACGCTCAATACAGAGACCATTTTGCCTATCCTGCTGGTGTGGCTGAACATTGAGTTACCCGAAGACATGCAGCCCTCGTCACTGGCGCCGGACGCACAAAAAGAATTGCTGTTCAAAGGCCTGACAGCGCTGTTACTGTCGCACAAATTCAGCCTCAGCAACCACAAGCTATATATCATTGAAGACATTCACTGGGCCGACACAACAACGCTGGAGTTTATCCACCACTTTGCACAAAGCCTCAGCGATGGCAGCGTGCTGATCAGCACCTCGCGCCAGCCTAAGCCAGACAGCCTGCACGACCTGACATTGCTGGAGCTGGAACTACACAAGCTCACCGCCAAAGCAACCGAAGACTTTATCGAGCAACTGTTCGAAGGCAAAGCCGTTTCGAAAAACGTACGCGACATCCTGGTCAGTCGCACCGACGGTATCCCGCTATTTATCGAAGAGCTGGTTGATATGCTGAAACAAAAAGCACTTGTCAGCGAGCAAAGTGGCGAAGTCAACTTCGTCAGCCCAGACAAACTCGATCAGGTCCCAAGCAGCCTGCGCGAGTCACTGCAGCAAAAACTTGACAGCCTGATCCACGCCAAAGAAACGGCCCAACTTGCCGCCACTATTGGCCGCGAATTCGAATACGACCTGCTCGTCGCCGCGTCTTCACTCAGTGAAGATCAGATCCAAAATGACCTCAACGAGCTGATTGAGAAAGACCTGATCATTCAACAACGCCGAGTTGAAAATGATAGCTATATCTTTAAACACGCCCTGGTGAGAGATGCGGCTTATGGGAGTATGAACCCAAAAGACAAGGTCAGGAATCACGGAAGAATTGGAGACACCCTCAGCATTGAATATGCTAATTCTAATTTCGATGAACCGCTAGTCATATCTAATCATTACTACAATGCAGATAAAATTGATAACGCAGTATCATTTCGAACCAAAGCAATTAATAAGCAAGTGAGAAGTTCGGCTCACTCATCAGCAATTGTGATAGGTGACGAAGCTCTCAGCTGGCTTGAAAACTACAAAGAGCACAAAGGCTCTATGTTGAATGAACTAGACCTCCACAAAGCCATGCTACCTTCTATCATGACTCTGTTTGGCTATGGTGCAGAAAGAGTTTTAAGTTGGGGTAATCGGGTTGCCGAAATTGTTCAAAGTCCTTGGCTCGACGACAAACAACAAGACTCTCTCTTCGACATGTACAAGAAAAGTCAATGGACTCTATTCATGTCGGCACATTATGCTTCGCACAGGAGCAAAGCTCGTGCTTTAGGGGAAAGTTTACTTGAAGCTGTAAGAGAAAAAGGGAATAGACAAGATATTATCGTAGTGCTCGTCCACGTAGCTCAAGCATACAATATCGACGGCGATCTTTTATCTGCTAGTGAACTATATGAAGAGGCACTAGAGCTATACAATGATGAACAAGACGCCGCACTCGCTCTTGAGTACGGAATGAACATTAAGGTTCAAATTTTATCTCTCGCATCATATAACTACCTCCATTTAGGGTTACTGAGAAAAGCTAAATATTGTGCTTATGAATCTGCACGTTATGCAGAGGACCTAAACTCCATTGGAGAGATAGTATTTGCAAATATTTTTGTAGCCCTCTATCACATTTTCCTGAAACAACACGATAAAGTTGTCGATAATTGGTCTCGTTTTCAGGAGCTATATGGTGCTCAAGCAAGGGGGAATGTGTTTCATTTACACTTCCTTGAGTGCTACAGCTATTCATCTGCCAAAGACACGAGAATGGCGCGTGAGGCGCTGAACAAACAAATTGAAACGGGACAAACTTTTGCTGCAGGGTACTACGTAACACACCTAGCAGAAGCATATATAGAAGAAGGCGGTTTGAGTGAAGCGCTTGACTTAATGACTTCATCTTTCGAACGCTGTGAACGCCAAGGAGAGCTTTCAGTGATGCCATTTATTAAAAAAACGCTAGCTGAGTGTATGTACCTGGAACAAGGGAGTGCTAACGAGAAAATTATCTCCTTGTTACATTCTTCAATAGATGCAGCTAAAGGCCAAAGCGCAAAGTTTTTTGAACTCGAAAGCCGTCTATATTTGTACTCTCTAAAGCAGGATAGAGAAAATTTTGAGCTACTAAGAGAAAACTATCACTGGTTTGTGAACAACGAGCAACTAGAAGATAGCCCTGTTTTCACCAAACTTTCTAGACTATTAAACGAGGAAAACTAA
- a CDS encoding methionyl-tRNA formyltransferase, with the protein MEVKYALFSGSCLCLSAVQYLLQRGQLSCVVLIEAEPNPDLVQLQHFLHHHQIPMLQYKTESDDSLIADLDRLGANSGIAYLFKHKLRTKLINFFAGDVLNIHPSALPDYRGPMPVFWQLKNGADTVRLTLHKVAEQLDTGDIATHIDLPVHPFDTSQCFHQKIAQAVPALLEQFAQQQAAGTLNWQKQSEHIEIDGEQCEPRYAKHVQVEDLLIDWRHHTSTEIVNLARAANAELGGARFKFREGMLQLMQASSMECKLAGIKPGTILELDRSKGLLVKTVDGAIRLDTILTEQGIFDGYRFAVLFGLEPGLEVAASSERRI; encoded by the coding sequence ATGGAAGTTAAATATGCTCTATTCAGCGGCAGTTGCTTATGCCTGAGCGCTGTACAGTACCTACTGCAAAGAGGTCAACTGAGCTGTGTTGTGTTGATTGAAGCTGAACCCAATCCGGATCTTGTCCAGTTGCAGCATTTTTTGCACCACCATCAAATTCCTATGCTGCAATATAAAACAGAGTCGGACGACTCCTTGATTGCCGATCTAGACAGGTTGGGAGCAAACAGTGGCATAGCCTATTTGTTCAAACATAAACTGCGCACCAAGTTGATAAACTTTTTTGCAGGTGACGTACTTAACATTCACCCCAGTGCACTGCCTGATTATCGCGGCCCAATGCCTGTGTTCTGGCAACTTAAGAATGGTGCAGATACTGTAAGGCTGACTTTACACAAGGTCGCTGAGCAGCTTGATACTGGCGATATTGCTACACACATTGATTTACCTGTACACCCTTTTGATACTTCACAGTGTTTTCATCAGAAGATAGCCCAGGCAGTACCCGCCTTGCTTGAACAGTTTGCTCAGCAGCAGGCCGCAGGGACTTTGAACTGGCAAAAGCAAAGTGAGCATATCGAAATTGATGGCGAGCAGTGTGAGCCTCGTTACGCAAAACACGTGCAGGTGGAAGATTTATTGATCGACTGGCGACATCATACCAGCACCGAGATTGTGAACCTGGCGCGTGCAGCAAATGCCGAATTGGGTGGTGCCCGGTTTAAATTTCGTGAAGGCATGCTGCAGCTTATGCAAGCCAGTAGTATGGAGTGTAAGCTGGCAGGCATTAAGCCTGGTACGATTTTAGAGCTCGACAGGAGCAAAGGGCTATTAGTTAAAACGGTTGATGGCGCGATTCGACTGGATACGATTTTAACCGAGCAAGGTATTTTTGATGGCTACCGGTTTGCCGTGCTGTTTGGACTGGAACCTGGTTTAGAAGTGGCTGCCTCATCTGAGCGTAGAATCTAG
- a CDS encoding beta-propeller fold lactonase family protein — MMERRTFLKTSSYLCASGALPLSAFAANSTLFDFSEQNTQRLDVQTVNKLAVKAPKMSVEAPSGERVSVTLKPAVARRYDALLYVHYEMSNEITVFDINGVQQGTIGLPDGFGSVSDFAIEPSQQLVYLIERGHHQIIVANFYGERLAHIGEFGTEVAAQLNGPRSLTLDDEGHVHVVDSGASSIKVFNNNGAFLYAYGQSRLGKAPIYRALDGTQHVVVTGGQLGDRKWFFDSSIRKLSALN; from the coding sequence ATGATGGAACGTCGTACTTTTCTTAAAACAAGTTCGTACTTGTGTGCGAGTGGTGCGCTGCCTCTCAGCGCATTTGCAGCGAATAGCACTCTATTTGATTTTTCAGAGCAGAATACACAACGCCTTGATGTTCAGACAGTGAACAAACTGGCGGTTAAGGCTCCGAAGATGTCGGTTGAAGCACCAAGCGGTGAACGTGTGTCTGTCACATTAAAGCCCGCAGTAGCCAGACGATATGATGCGCTGTTGTATGTTCATTATGAAATGAGCAATGAGATCACAGTATTCGATATTAATGGTGTTCAGCAGGGGACGATTGGCTTGCCTGATGGATTTGGTAGCGTGAGCGATTTTGCAATCGAGCCGTCTCAGCAACTTGTTTATTTGATTGAGCGTGGCCACCACCAAATTATTGTGGCTAATTTTTATGGGGAGCGCCTGGCACATATTGGTGAGTTTGGCACAGAGGTCGCAGCACAGTTAAATGGCCCCAGAAGCCTGACATTGGATGATGAAGGTCATGTACATGTTGTTGATTCTGGCGCGTCTAGCATCAAAGTATTCAATAACAACGGTGCATTTCTATACGCGTATGGACAGTCTCGGCTTGGAAAAGCACCTATCTACAGAGCACTAGATGGTACTCAACATGTTGTCGTTACTGGCGGCCAGTTGGGTGACAGAAAATGGTTCTTTGACAGCAGTATTCGCAAATTGTCTGCGCTCAACTAG